Proteins found in one Fulvitalea axinellae genomic segment:
- a CDS encoding DUF4173 domain-containing protein: MKQKNLLLILLPLVVIYLFDGQILGLNTVLFSVLLISLSAVFHPKTLKSRFWIIASTASLILSTAHLFTGNPWALNMCLLSWIIVIGACARKGQSFIMSVTNGIFSFLLGGFHKIMYKLSNPSESEKDTDSAKKRYLPAIVSTIIALTFLSLYAYSNPVIEHFLINIEWPSFEPSAIFYAGIGLMVAQTLVKPIILGRLTIQDQKTKLSLNQNDYSIAYQEGKLDLEMKTGTITLALLNLMIAAYIITDLYVFSKGHLPAGVTYTSYVHQGVGSLILSILLAIGIICYLFRGATNFAPNTEKIKRLAIGWVALNAGLALTTAYKNWLYIHNYGLTYKRIGVFVFLCLTLAGLLTTLIKVQRKRSLAYLLRTNTSIAYLSLCLFALPPWDALIVQHNIQKPNYQDTDYLLSLSENGLLELKKASDANPQLLLGYKKNILWQKLQNRKIEIEKSRWVSWSNSNKHILEATADNQAP, encoded by the coding sequence ATGAAACAAAAAAATCTTCTCCTGATTCTTCTTCCCCTAGTAGTCATCTATTTGTTCGACGGCCAGATTTTGGGGCTCAACACCGTCTTGTTTTCGGTTTTATTAATTTCCTTATCGGCTGTTTTTCATCCCAAAACGCTCAAGAGCCGTTTTTGGATAATCGCTTCCACAGCCAGTCTTATTCTTTCCACCGCCCATTTATTTACCGGCAATCCGTGGGCCCTTAATATGTGTTTGCTTTCCTGGATTATCGTGATCGGCGCCTGCGCAAGAAAAGGGCAATCGTTTATCATGTCCGTCACCAACGGCATTTTTTCCTTTCTGCTTGGCGGATTTCACAAGATAATGTACAAACTCTCCAACCCTTCAGAATCCGAGAAGGACACCGACAGCGCAAAGAAACGATATCTTCCCGCTATCGTATCAACCATCATCGCATTAACCTTCCTGAGTCTGTACGCATATTCGAACCCGGTCATCGAGCATTTCCTAATCAATATCGAATGGCCTTCGTTTGAGCCGTCGGCAATTTTCTATGCGGGAATCGGGTTGATGGTGGCGCAAACGCTCGTCAAGCCCATCATTTTGGGCAGACTAACCATTCAAGACCAGAAGACAAAGCTCAGCCTAAACCAAAACGATTACAGCATCGCCTATCAGGAAGGCAAACTGGACTTGGAGATGAAAACGGGCACTATCACATTGGCTTTGCTCAACCTGATGATTGCCGCCTATATCATTACCGACTTATATGTATTCTCTAAAGGCCATTTGCCCGCCGGTGTCACATACACAAGCTACGTCCATCAAGGCGTCGGGTCGCTGATTCTTTCAATTCTCTTGGCTATTGGAATCATCTGTTATCTGTTCCGGGGCGCCACCAACTTCGCTCCGAATACTGAAAAAATAAAGCGATTAGCCATCGGTTGGGTTGCCCTTAACGCCGGTTTGGCCTTGACTACGGCTTACAAAAACTGGCTTTATATCCATAACTACGGATTAACTTACAAGCGAATCGGTGTGTTTGTATTCCTTTGTCTTACACTCGCCGGTCTTCTCACAACTTTGATCAAGGTCCAGCGGAAAAGAAGCCTCGCTTACTTACTCAGGACCAACACAAGCATAGCCTACCTGTCGCTTTGCCTTTTCGCACTTCCGCCTTGGGACGCTTTAATCGTACAACACAACATACAGAAACCGAACTACCAAGACACCGATTACCTCTTGTCCCTTTCCGAAAATGGGCTTCTTGAACTCAAAAAAGCCAGCGACGCAAACCCACAATTGCTTTTAGGCTACAAAAAGAACATCCTTTGGCAGAAACTTCAAAACAGAAAGATTGAAATCGAAAAAAGTCGTTGGGTGTCGTGGAGCAACTCGAACAAGCACATATTGGAAGCCACCGCGGACAATCAAGCCCCATAA
- a CDS encoding MSEP-CTERM sorting domain-containing protein produces MNENKPLHLYWVTNILASSLIFLIGFQYYDTWASALSPESKLLWLGMSIVLTVQILSVSAVLIRYRKNMSRKFQFWFSIANLVYFVAWISSLPTFALEVMTTGIPVWARDEELLILCFSILTPVFGLLLFLAVTASFPKEKKARARDSILDAFIIPTLLYILVFIIFSTLHQYKIAVFFVVTLAVLNGLIFLFFLARATTILIKRRKRRRKPWLATVSTICFCVIFPQIGLALNNNIFNDGIFGNFSHPIFYILALVTGLSQLIPTQKNLSLQIGVTLLRATCLPFSLYFFLLFAPFIPLAVPLSIIGVGIIMLSPIALTGTHFFKLYQDFKELQHAGKLNAFFACLIGLFIIPASWYASAYNDKQSLQKALSHLDGKKTERISADNLRRITSPGNTSMIGRGSRRSRPLFNSGIPFLSKAYRNIITNGRELTWSKSQALKEVFLDEKSYRWSPRTFNNSVELTKLETKTEFDEKEGLYVSDIALEITNNHNSRQEFFTNFHLPAGAMVTDYYLWIEGEKVPGILAERSAAEWVYRNIVDRRRDPGLLSYVSPDTLSLKVFPVESKQTRKTGFRILHLTPFELQIENDTASLGTKQLAHRDQTIAGNASFVSEERKKSLPVAQRKPYFHFIVDCSNSSKNLKATDLINSIENIGQQYPELLTGAKLTFVNAYHKTVELKEEWIRNKKIPDSVIPEKEYGFFWENPVRGAIQQQYIQKTDSYPQFVIVSDRQDLPSNFTFKMNLNQLFPDFQGIFRINKSDSVKLASDLNDINTTIEAPNGYQAISLRILKDRSGTKRFLQSSGNSVILNSPKDIPTKGMKKRLIDKIIELEALTLFHDLHPDNAEAIWFETIKKSFASNILTRHTAFLSLENEAQRIALREKQKETLKNRSATSANDTRRMSEPSWLWWIIITAIILIHQRKSKKRSISKA; encoded by the coding sequence ATGAACGAGAACAAACCTCTACACCTATATTGGGTCACCAACATTCTGGCATCTAGCCTGATTTTCCTTATCGGCTTCCAATATTACGACACCTGGGCAAGCGCATTATCTCCCGAGAGCAAACTCCTGTGGCTAGGCATGTCGATCGTCTTGACTGTTCAAATTCTATCCGTTTCGGCCGTATTGATCCGATACAGAAAAAATATGTCGAGAAAGTTCCAGTTTTGGTTTTCTATCGCCAATCTCGTTTATTTTGTCGCTTGGATTTCCTCTTTGCCCACTTTTGCCCTTGAGGTGATGACTACTGGAATACCCGTTTGGGCGAGAGACGAAGAATTGCTGATTCTCTGTTTTTCCATCTTGACTCCTGTCTTCGGCCTACTGTTATTTCTAGCCGTTACGGCGAGCTTCCCCAAAGAGAAAAAAGCACGTGCAAGGGACAGTATTCTGGACGCCTTCATTATCCCCACATTACTCTATATCCTCGTATTCATTATTTTCAGCACATTACATCAATATAAAATCGCTGTATTTTTCGTAGTCACTTTAGCCGTCCTCAACGGCCTTATTTTCTTGTTTTTTCTCGCAAGAGCCACTACTATACTGATCAAAAGAAGAAAACGCCGACGCAAGCCATGGCTAGCCACCGTGTCGACCATATGCTTTTGCGTCATTTTCCCCCAAATCGGACTTGCCCTCAATAACAATATTTTCAACGATGGCATATTCGGAAACTTCTCTCATCCCATTTTTTATATATTGGCCTTGGTGACTGGACTTAGCCAATTAATTCCAACACAGAAAAATCTCTCTCTCCAAATTGGAGTAACACTCTTAAGGGCAACCTGTCTACCTTTCTCCCTTTACTTTTTTCTGCTATTCGCTCCATTTATTCCACTAGCCGTTCCTCTTAGTATAATCGGAGTCGGCATTATCATGCTCAGCCCGATCGCCCTTACTGGAACTCACTTTTTCAAACTATACCAAGACTTCAAAGAATTACAACACGCAGGAAAGTTAAACGCATTTTTCGCTTGCTTAATCGGGCTTTTTATTATTCCGGCCAGTTGGTACGCCTCAGCTTACAACGACAAACAGAGTCTGCAAAAAGCCCTTTCTCACCTTGACGGCAAAAAAACGGAAAGAATCAGCGCCGACAACCTTCGACGTATAACATCCCCCGGCAATACTAGCATGATAGGCAGAGGCTCTAGACGCTCTAGACCTCTATTTAATTCCGGCATACCGTTTCTAAGCAAAGCCTATCGAAATATAATCACAAACGGAAGGGAACTCACATGGAGCAAAAGCCAGGCGCTCAAAGAAGTGTTTCTTGACGAAAAGTCATACCGATGGTCCCCACGTACCTTCAATAATTCCGTAGAACTCACGAAGCTAGAAACCAAGACCGAATTTGACGAAAAAGAAGGCCTTTACGTCAGTGATATCGCATTGGAAATAACTAATAACCACAATTCCCGACAGGAATTCTTCACAAACTTTCACCTTCCCGCAGGAGCGATGGTTACGGACTATTACCTCTGGATAGAAGGCGAAAAAGTACCCGGAATTCTGGCCGAACGCTCAGCCGCAGAATGGGTATATCGGAATATCGTAGACCGTCGCCGGGATCCCGGGCTGCTTTCTTACGTCTCCCCTGACACGCTGTCCCTTAAAGTGTTTCCCGTTGAAAGTAAACAAACCCGGAAAACCGGATTCAGGATTCTACATCTTACCCCTTTCGAACTTCAAATCGAAAATGACACGGCCAGTTTAGGCACTAAGCAACTTGCTCACAGAGATCAAACTATTGCGGGAAACGCCTCTTTTGTATCCGAAGAGCGCAAAAAATCGCTACCAGTCGCCCAACGGAAACCCTATTTCCATTTCATTGTCGACTGTTCTAATTCCTCAAAAAACCTAAAAGCAACAGACCTTATCAATTCGATTGAGAATATTGGACAACAATACCCGGAGCTGTTAACCGGAGCCAAACTCACGTTCGTAAACGCATACCACAAAACCGTCGAACTAAAAGAGGAATGGATCCGAAACAAGAAGATTCCGGATTCGGTGATACCCGAAAAAGAATACGGGTTCTTTTGGGAAAATCCTGTCAGAGGAGCCATCCAACAGCAGTATATACAGAAAACTGACAGCTACCCACAATTCGTAATCGTTTCGGACAGACAAGATCTACCGTCCAACTTTACGTTCAAAATGAATTTGAACCAACTCTTCCCTGACTTCCAAGGTATTTTCAGGATCAATAAATCTGACAGCGTAAAACTAGCTTCAGATCTCAACGATATCAACACAACCATCGAAGCACCTAACGGCTACCAAGCTATTTCTTTACGCATTTTGAAAGACCGAAGCGGGACAAAACGTTTTCTTCAAAGTTCCGGCAATAGCGTTATTCTAAACTCACCAAAAGACATACCCACTAAAGGAATGAAAAAGCGACTAATAGACAAGATTATCGAACTTGAGGCCCTAACACTTTTTCACGATTTGCACCCTGACAATGCGGAAGCCATTTGGTTTGAGACAATCAAAAAAAGTTTCGCCTCAAACATCCTGACACGGCATACGGCATTCTTAAGCCTGGAAAATGAAGCCCAACGTATAGCGCTCAGAGAAAAGCAAAAAGAAACTCTAAAAAACAGAAGCGCCACCTCCGCAAATGACACACGCCGAATGTCCGAACCTTCGTGGCTTTGGTGGATAATCATCACCGCAATCATATTGATTCACCAACGCAAAAGCAAGAAACGGAGCATCTCCAAAGCCTAA
- the xrtK gene encoding exosortase K, translating into MNKINSERIMGIAFACFCTGLLTYYFSHSESSAYRIWLKIITNCVGVITELDFSPTENGTAYIALNAPISIDQSCSGTRFVTISEIVAIHLWFKSDRKSGWFQSLFRLALFLVSGLLIALTANVIRISTAIKFLPLEKHIDFLGTALYHEIHGITIFVTCLILFSVTSQKLTLKLFGK; encoded by the coding sequence ATGAATAAAATCAATAGTGAGAGAATTATGGGAATAGCGTTCGCCTGTTTCTGTACAGGTTTGCTAACCTATTATTTCAGCCACAGCGAAAGCTCCGCTTATCGCATTTGGCTGAAAATCATAACAAACTGCGTAGGAGTCATTACCGAACTTGACTTTTCTCCTACCGAAAACGGCACAGCATACATCGCACTAAACGCCCCTATTTCTATTGACCAATCCTGTTCAGGAACCCGTTTTGTCACAATCTCCGAAATAGTCGCTATTCATCTTTGGTTCAAAAGCGACCGTAAAAGCGGTTGGTTCCAGTCACTCTTTCGCCTTGCGCTGTTTTTAGTCTCCGGATTGTTAATCGCATTAACCGCCAATGTCATCAGAATCAGCACGGCGATAAAATTTCTTCCTCTGGAAAAACACATTGACTTTCTGGGCACGGCGCTTTATCACGAAATCCATGGGATAACCATTTTTGTCACATGCCTGATACTTTTCTCCGTCACCTCACAAAAACTCACGCTTAAACTCTTTGGAAAATGA
- a CDS encoding transcriptional regulator encodes MKDFIHHLDKAFENRLRLGIMSVLMVTESADFNHLKESLGATDGNLASHLKALEKTGYVSMEKRFVGRKPNTSYSATEQGREAFKKHLSALEALIKGSM; translated from the coding sequence GTGAAAGACTTTATACATCATCTGGACAAAGCCTTCGAGAACCGCTTGCGCTTGGGAATCATGTCAGTGCTGATGGTCACGGAATCCGCCGATTTCAACCACCTAAAGGAAAGCTTGGGCGCCACCGACGGAAACTTGGCAAGCCATCTCAAGGCTTTGGAAAAAACCGGCTACGTCAGCATGGAAAAGCGCTTCGTAGGCCGAAAACCCAACACCAGCTACAGCGCTACGGAACAAGGCAGGGAAGCTTTCAAAAAGCACCTTTCGGCCTTGGAAGCCCTTATAAAAGGAAGTATGTGA